The Streptomyces sp. M92 nucleotide sequence GAAGCGGGAGGTCTCCTCGGTGTCCCGCGAGCCGCAGCGGGGGCAGGGCACCGCGGGCCGGGTGGGCGACAGGACGAGGGGGACGGGGCCGCGGGGTGCGGCGCCGGGCGGGGCGATGCCGTGTTCGGCGAGCTTGCGGCGGCCGGACTCGGTGATCCAGTCGCTGGTCCAGGGCGGGTCGAGGACCGTGCGGATCTCCACCCGGCCGTACCCCGCTGCCCGCAGCCGGGCGGCGACGTCGGCCCGCATCTCGGCCATCGCCGGGCACCCCGAGTAGGTGGGGGTGAGGCTCGCGACGACCGTGCCCTCTCCGGTCACCTCGACGTCCCGCAGCACGCCGAGGTCGGCCAGGGTCAGCATGGGCAGCTCGGGGTCGGGGACCTGCTCGGCGATGTGCCGGGCGCAACGGGCGTCGAGGAGTGCGGTCACCATGTCGCCTCCGGGTGGGCGCGGGCGATGCCCTGCAGCTCGGTGAGGAGCGGCACCAGGTGCTCGGTGTGCTCGCCGGCGCGGCCGGAGCCGGGCAGCGGGCGGTACACGGGCAGGGGCAGCCCGGCTGCCTCGGTGACCTGCCGGAGCACGTCGGCGACCTCCTCGCGCACGTCGTGGGTGGCGTGCAGCTCGTCGACGTAGGGGGCGACCTGCTCCAGCGCCGCGCGCATCCTGCGGTGCGACTCGTCGGTGCCGTCACCCAGGCGCACGGCCCACTCGGCGGCGTACTGCCGGTGGTAGGTCAGTTCCTTGACGCCCTTGGCCGCGACCGCCGAGAGAACCGGGTCCGGGTGGGCCGCCAGCCGCTGGAAGTGGGCCAGGCGCCAGCTGGAGAGCACCAGCAGCCGCACGATCGCGAAGGCGAAGTCGCCGCCGGGCAGTTCGGCCAGGCGTACGTTGCGGAAGTCTTCGGGGTCCCGGAAGTAGGCGTAGGCGTCCTCGTCCCGGCCGGTGCCGTCGACCTGGCCGGCGCGGGAGTAGAGCAGGCGGGCCTGGCCGAGGAGGTCGAGGCCGATGTTGGCCAGCGCCACCTCCTCCTCCAGCTCGGGCGCGCGCGTGACCCACTCGGCGAGCCGCTGGGCGCTCACCAGGGCGTCGTCGGCGAGCGCCACGCACTCGGCGGCCAGTTCACCGGCGTCGACGTCCTCCGGCACGGTGGTGTCCACGCCGTGCAGCGGGTCCTCGAAGCCGGTGCCGTAGGCCCAGCGGGTGTCGTCCTCGTGTCCCTCGGCCAGGGTCAGGTAGACGTGGTCGTCACTCATGCCCTGCTCCTAGATGTGCGGGACGTCGTCGGGGATGTCGTAGAAGGTGGGGTGCCGGTAGACCTTGTCGGCGCTGGGGGCGAAGAACGGGTCCTTCTCGTCGCGGGTGGAGGCGGCGATGTGCTCGGAGCGCACGACCCAGATGCTCACGCCCTCGTTGCGCCGGGTGTAGAGGTCGCGGGCGTGGGTGAGGGCCATCGCGTCGTCGGCGGCGTGCAACGAGCCGACGTGGACGTGGTTGAGGCCGCGCTTGCCGCGCACGAACACCTCGTACAGCGGCCAGCCCTGCTTCTCCGGCTTCTCGGCGCTCATGCCGCCGCTCCCTTCTCCGCGCGGGCGGCCCGCTTGGCGGCGTGGGCGGTGGCCGCCTCGCGCACCCAGGCGCCCTCCTCGTGGGCGGTCCGCCGCCGCTGGATCCGCTGTGCGTTGCACGGGCCGTCGCCCTTGATGACGCGCATCAGCTCGTCCCAGTCGGGGGTGCCGAAGTCGTGGTGCCCGCGCTCCTCGTTCCAGCGCAGCCGAGGGTCGGGCAGGGTGACGCCGAGCTTCTCGGCCTGCGGGACGGTCATGTCGACGAAGCGCTGCCGCAGCTCGTCGTTGCTGTGCCGCTTGATCTTCCAGGCCATCGACCGCGCCGAGTTGGGCGAGGCGTCGTCGGGCGGACCGAACATCATCAGGGACGGCCACCACCAGCGGTCCACGGCGTCCTGGACCATCGCGCGCTGGGCGTCGGTGCCGCGCATCATCGTCATCAGCAGCTCGTAGCCCTGGCGCTGGTGGAAGGACTCCTCCTTGCAGATGCGCACCATCGCGCGCGCGTACGGCCCGTAGGAGCTGCGGCACAGCGGCACCTGGTTGCAGATCGCGGCGCCGTCCACGAACCAGCCGATGACGCCGACGTCGGCGAAGCTGAGCGTCGGGTAGTTGAAGATCGACGAGTACTTCTGGCGTCCGTCGATCAGCCGCTCGGTGAGATCCGCGCGGTCGGCGCCCAGCGTCTCGGCCGCCGAGTACAGGTAGAGCCCGTGGCCGGCCTCGTCCTGGACCTTGGCGAACAGGATCGCCTTGCGGCGCAGCGAGGGCGCGCGGGTGATCCACTCGCCCTCCGGCTGCATGCCGATGATCTCCGAGTGCGCGTGCTGGGCGATCTGGCGGATCAGCGTCTTGCGGTAGCCCTCGGGCATCCAGTCGCGCGGCTCGACGCGCTGGTCGCGCGCGATCGTCGCGTCGAAGTGCTCCTGCAAGGGCTGAGGGGGCGGCGCCTCGGCGGCGTCTGTCGTGGTCATCGTCACCAGCTTCCCAACCGACCATTCGTTCGGTATCAGTGTGGTGCCTTTCCGTGCGCCGGGCAAGACCCCGGGGCCCCGCCGGTCACACTCTTGACAGGGCGACCCCACGGCTGGATTACTGGGCCGAGCCGCGCGCTGACCGAATGGTCGGTCGGGAGACTCGGGAGACAAGGTGGTGGGACAGGTGTCGCAGGCCACGGAGCAGACGCCCACGGAGGTGATGTTCTGCGCGGACGAGGCGTCCCGGCGGCTGGGCATCGAACTGGTCGAGCACGGCGAGGGCACCGCGGTTCTCCGTATGGCCGTGACCCCGTCGATGGTGAACGGGCACGGGATCGCCCACGGCGGCTATCTGTTCCTGCTTGCCGACACCGCTTTCGCCTGCGCCTGCAACAGCCACGGCCCCGTGACCGTCGCCGCGGGTGCCGACATCGTGTTCGTTGCGCCCGCCCGCGAGGGCGACGTGCTCGTGGCCAGGGCCGAGGAACGCGCCCGGTTCGGCCGCAGCGGCGTCTACGACGTGACCGTGCGGCGCGGCGCGGAGGTGATCGCCGAGTTCCGCGGACGCAGCCGCAGCGTGCGGGACACCACGGCGCGCGAGACGCAGGGTACGACGACGAAGGAGTCGCGATGAGCAGCGAGCCGACGCCCGGGCCGGTCCCGGCACCGCGCCGGGGCGAGCCCCTCCCCCACGACCTCCTGGACGACGCCGAGCGGCTGTCCCGGGAGCAGCTCGCCGAGCTCCAGCTCGACCGGCTGCGCGCCACCTTGCGGCACGCCTACGACAACGTCGAGCTGTACCGCAAGAAGTTCGACGCCGCCGGGGTCACGCCCGACGACTGCCGCGGCCTGGCGGACCTCTCCCGGTTCCCCTTCACCACCAAGGCCGACCTGCGGGACACCTACCCCTTCGGCATGTTCGCCGTCCCGATGTCCGAGGTGCGGCGCGTGCACGCCTCCAGCGGCACCACCGGCCGGGCCACCGTCGTCGGTTACACGGACGACGACCTGTCCATGTGGGCGGACGTGATCGCCCGCTCCATCCGCGCCGCGGGCGGCCGGCCCGGCCACAAGGTGCACATCTCCTACGGCTACGGCCTGTTCACCGGCGGCCTGGGCGCGCACTACGGCGCCGAACGCGCCGGGTGCACGGTGATCCCGGCCTCCGGCGGCATGACGGCCCGGCAGGTGCAGATCATCCAGGACTTCCGGCCCGAGATCATCATGGTCACGCCGTCCTACATGCTCACCCTGCTCGACGAGTTCGAACGCCAGGGCGTCGATCCGCGCGGCACCTCCCTCGAGGTCGGCATCTTCGGCGCCGAGCCGTGGACCGAGGAGATGCGCCGCGAGATCGAGGAGCGGATGGACATCCACGCGGTCGACATATACGGGTTGTCCGAGGTGATCGGCCCCGGTGTGGCTCAGGAGTGCGTCGAGACCAAGGACGGGCTGCACGTGTGGGAGGACCACTTCTACCCCGAGGTGGTGGACCCGCTCACGGACGCGGTCCTGGCCGAGGGCGAGGAGGGCGAGATCGTCTTCACCTCCCTCACCAAGCAGGCGCTCCCGGTCATCCGCTACCGCACCCGCGACCTGTCCCGGCTGCTGCCGGGCACCGCGCGGCCCGCCTTCCGCCGGATGAGCAAGGTCACCGGCCGCTGCGACGACATGATCATCCTGCGTGGGGTGAACGTCTTCCCCACCCAGGTCGAGGAGATCGTGCTGCGCACGCCCGGCGTCGCGCCGCACTTCCAGATCCGGCTCACCGAGCGCGGCCGCATGGACCACATGACCGTGCGGGTGGAGGCCCGCCCCGGCGCCGGCCCCGAGCAGCGCGAGGCCGCCGCGCGGGCGATCGGACAGGGCGTCAAGGACGGTGTGGGCGTGACCGTCGAGGTGGAGATCGTCGAGCCGGAGACCCTGGAGCGCTCACTCGGCAAGATCCGCAGGGTGAGCGACCAGCGCGGGACCTGAGCGCCGGCGGGGAGAAACGTGAGGACGGACACGTCCGTTCCTCTCCCGTACTGGTGTGCGGCGAGGCATGGATGGGCAGTGAGTGCATGATCGGGGGAGGTCGAGTCCGTCCTGAGGGGAAATCCCGTGCGTGTGTGTGTGATCGGTGCAGGTCTGTCGGGGCTGGCGGTGGGTCATGCCCTGAGGGAGCGGGGCATCGGCTTCGTCTGCCTGGAGAAGGCGGACGACGTAGGCGGCATCTGGCGCCAGCCGGAGGCCGGCGAGCGGGGCCCCGGGTACCAGTCCCTGCACCTCAACACCGCCAAGCAGCTGACGGGTTACGCGGACTACCCGATGCCGGAGGCGTACCCGCTCTATCCCCGGCACAGCCAGTTCGCCGCGTATCTGCGGTCCTTCGCCGAGTGGTCCGGCGTACGGGAGCACGTCGAGCTGCGGACCGAGGTGACGTCCGTGAGCCAGGAGGCGGACGGCATGTGGACCGTGGTCAGCCGGGACGCCGAGGGCGTCGTGGCGTCACGCCGGTTCGAGCGGGTGGTCGTCGCCTCGGGCCACCACACCGACCCCGCGCTGCCCGATCCGCTCCCCACGGGGGCCGAGTCCTTCACCGGAAGGATCCTCCACTCCCTCGACTACCGCGCCGGCACCGACTTCGCCGGGCGGCGCGTGGTGGTGGTCGGGCTCGGCGCCTCCGCGGTCGACATCGCGGCGGACCTCTCCCGGCACGCCGCCGAGACCCTCCTCTCGGTGCGCCGGGGACTGCACATCGTGCCCAAGCAGCTCTACGGCATGTCGGTCGACGTGATCGCCGAAGCGCCCTGGTTCAACGAGATGTCCTTCGCCGAGCGGATCCAGTGGGCGGAGCAAGCCCTGCTGGTCGCGCGCGGCAAGCTGTCGGACTACGGCCTGCCCGAGCCCGACCACCCGGTCTTCTCCTCGGCCACGACCCTCTCGGACGAGATCCTCAGCCGCATCCGGCACGGCGCGGTCACGCCCAAGCCCGCCATCGACTCCTTCGAGGCCGACCGGGTCGTCTTCACCGACGGCACGTCCGCGGCGGCGGACGCGGTCGTCTACTGCACCGGCTTCCACATGACCTGGCCCTTCCTGCCCGCCGGCTGCCCGGTGGCGGCGGACGGGTCGGTCGAGCTGTACCGCCGGGTCGTGCCGGCCGACCGACCCGGACTGTTCTTCGTGGGACTGGTCCGGCCCGTGGGCGCCATCACGCGGCTGGTGGAGGCCCAGGCGCGGTGGGTGGCCCAGATCATCGACGGGGACGCCGCGCTGCCCGCGGCCCAGGAGATGCGGGAGGAGATCGATTCCTACCTCACCTCCATCGTGCGGCGCTACGGGCGGACGCGGGGCGCCTCGATCCAGGTGGACGTGGGCCCGTACCTGGCGGAGTTCAAGGAGTCGCTGCCCGTGTGACCGCCCCGGACGCCGTCGTCGGCGTCCCGGTCGCCGTGTCCGTCCGCGGGGCTCCCGGTGGATCGCACCGGGAGCCCCGAGGTGTGTCCGGACGTCCGCTCAGCGCACCGCCACCGGCTCGCGCGGCGCGTCCACGGCAGGCGGCCTGACCGCGTACGCCTCCGAGGAGAGGTACGCCGTCACCCTCGGCGCGCGGCCCTGCTGGTGGGCGAGGGCGAGATAGGCGATCAGGCCCACCCCGTCCTCGGGGCGACGCTCGGTGAGGGCCGCCAGGGCGCGGACGAGTACGGAGTCGTCCATGCCGTGGTGGCGCAGCACCCTCGACGCCCGTGCCAGGACCTCGCCGTCGTGCCGGGCGTAGTCCCTGACCGGGATGTGCAGGGTGAATCCGCTCGGCCGCGCGGAGGCGGTGTCGGTGAAGGCGTGGCAGGACAGGCCGGGCCGCCGGCCGAGTCCCGTCGCGTCGGGGCCGGTCCCCGCGGCCGTGCGGTAGAAGCCCTCGACGGCCGCGGGACCGGGCCCCGGCATCATGCGGGACAGCCGTCCGGCCCGGCCGGCCGTGAGGTTCTCGTGGCGGACGTAGACCTTCGCCCGGGGTTCCGCCCAGTCGCCCAGGTCGAGGGCGAGGAACGGGTAGCCGCTGCCGGCGGGCAGGCTCGCGAAGGCCCGCCGGTGGCCCAGTCGGTCCAGTGCCTCGCGCACCGTCGCGGCGGAACGTTCCGCCCCACGCGCGGCCGGGTTCAGGTAGACCTTGACCTTGGGCACGCCGCCGGGTTCCAGCTCGAGGGCGATCCACAGGGCCAGGGGCCCGTGCGGGGACGGAGGCAGGAACAAGTCCCGGAGCCCGTCGAGCGCGGCGGTGGAGAAGTTCCAGCGCCGCGCCATTCCCCGGACCGCCTCCAGCCCCGCGCGGCCCTCCTGAGCCAGGCTGTCTGCGCCGCAGCCCGGCTCCAGGAGCACCCGCAGGGAGGGTGCCGTGTCCGGCTGGAACGAGAGGGAGAACTCCACGGGGGTGTGGTCGTCGGACAGGAAGGTGCGGTTGGGCGGCGGCAGGCTCAGGGACCGCTCGGCCACCGGGCCCAGGACGTCGGTCAGCACGCCGGCGTAGGCCTCGGCGTCGGCCGCGGAGAGTCCGGCGACCGCGCCGAGTCTTCGCAGCTGGCCGCCGGTCAGGGCGCCGAGGGTCGGTGCGCCCGCGAGGTCCGCGCTCGTCGGTGCGGCGCTCATCGGCCCGTCCCCCGCCGGGGCCGCACAGAGAGATACCCGCCTGGCGAGGCGGGTATCGGGGGGTTCGGCGGCGGGAAAGCGGCGTTCGTGGATATGTGCTCCACGACACCTCCTTTTACTCGTAAGCAACTTGAATGCCGCGTTGCTCACTACCCGTGGCGTCGAACCTTCATGCGAGAGGGACTGGTTGGGCGGGTGTTGCGCATGTCACCTGGTGAGCCAGTTGAGGAACTGGCTCCACATGCCTCCGCGTTCGGCCGGACGGGCGGAGCTCTCCGAGATCTGCCGCTGGGCGGTCACGGCGCCCGGCCGCGCGTCCTCGGCCCGGCCCGAGCGCACCGGGGTGAAGCGGGCGGGCAGGGTGGCGAGGGCCCGGTTGAAGGGGCCCGGACGCCACGTCAGGCTGTCCTCGGGCACGGCGAGCCCGACGTCCGGCAGCTCGTTGAACAGGTGCTCGATGGCGGTGACCGTGATGTGGCGGGCCGGTTCCTTGGACGGGCAGGCGTGCGGGCCCGCACTCCAGGCCAGGTGGGCACGGTTGCTGCCGGCCTGGCGCGCGGCCTCGAGGGCCGGCCCGGTGTTGGCGGCCGCGAAGCTGACCAGGACCAGGTCGCCCGCCTGGAGCTGCTGGCCGGCGAGTTCCGTGTCGGCGGCCGGGTAGTGCGGCGCGTAGTTCGACATCGGCGGGTTCTCCCACAGGGTGTCGTCGAGGGCCTCGTCGATCAGGCCGCCCTCGCGCGCGTACCGCTCGTGGGTGAGGAGCCGGTGCAGGGTGTTGCCGATGAGGTTGCGCAGCGGCTCGGCGCCCGCGCCCAGCAGCAGCGCGAGCTGATGGACCATCTCCTCGTCGCTGAGCCGCGCCTCGTGCCGCATCAGCCAGGAGGTGACGTCCTCGCCGGGCTTGTTCCGCTTGAGCGCGACGAGCTCCTCCACCGCCTGGAACAGCACGGCGGTGGCCTTCTCGGCGTTGACGCCGTCGAACATGCCGGAGATGCCGAACAGCACCCGGTCACCGATGCCGGCGGGGCAGCCGAAGAGTTCGTTGAACACGAACAGCGGGAGCTGCTTGGCGTAGTCGCCGAGCAGGTCCGCGGAGCCGCGGGAGCCGAACTGCGAGATGAGATAGCCGGAGATCTGCTCGGTGCTGCGGCTGAGCCGCCGGGTGTCCACCCGCGCCATGCTGTCGGTGACCGCCTGCCGCAGCCGGATGTGGTCGGCGCCGTCAGCGAACATGCAGTTGGGCCGGTAGGCGAGCAGCGGGGCGACCGGGCTGTCCGGGCCGACCTTGCCCTCGTTGAAGGCCCGCCAGCGGCGCGCGTCCTTGCGGAAGGAGCCGGAGTCCTGCAGCAGCTGAAGCGCCGCCGCGTAGTCGGTGACCAGCGTGGCCTCGACGCCCGGGGCCAGTTCGACGGGCGCGGCGGCCCCGTAGTGGCGCAGGTACTCGTAGTACGCCTGAGGGTGGGCGGCGAACTCCGGGCCGTGCAGGGGCACTCGGGCGCCGGAGCCGTGCGCCGGGCACCCCGGGGGCGGCACCGGGGCGGTGTCGTGGGCGTTCATGTCTGCTCCCAGCTCCTAGCGGGTGCGGTCCAGCAAGTAGCGGACGAGGGTGGTCAGTGCGGCGGCCGAGGACTTCTCGTCGCGGGCGTCGCAGGTGACGACGGGGGTGTCGTCGAGCAGGTCCAGGGCCTCGCGCAGGGCCCGCTCGTCGCGCGGCGGAGCGCCGTCGAAGTGGTTGACGGCGATGGCGTAGTCGAGGCCGTAGTGCTCGATGAGGTCGATGACCGGGAAGGAGTCGGCCAGCCGCTCGGGGTCGACGAGCACCAGGGCACCGAGCGCGCCGCGCGCCATGTCCTCCCACATCTGCACGAAGCGCTGCTGGCCGGGGGTGCCGAACAGGTAGAGCACGACGCGGTCGCTGATGGTCAGCCGCCCGAAGTCCATGGCGACCGTGGTCGTGGTCTTGCCCTGGACCCCCTTGAGGTCGTCGACCGACTCGGCGGCCTGCGTCATCGTCTCCTCGGTGGACAGCGGCTCGATCTCGGAGATGGAGCCGATGAGGGTGGTCTTGCCCACCGCGAAGTGACCGACGACGAGGATCTTCACCGCGGTCTGGGTCGCCCCGCCCCGCACGTAGTCCCGCTCATCCAAACTTGGCGCGGAGCCCATTGAGCACCTCCTCCAGGATCTCCTTGTCGGCCAGGCGGGCGCGGGCCACCGGCGGACGGGTCATGAGGTGGCCGCCCTCCATCAGGGAGGCCAGCAGGATGCGCACCACGCCCAGCGGGAAGTGGGTGTGCCCGGCGATCTCGGCGACCGACAGGTAGCCGGCGGAGCACAGGTCCAGCAGGCTCTGCTCCTCGGGGGAGAGCCGCAGTGGCCGCCGTGCGTGCCCGTCGGCGGCCGTGACGAGGGTGATGAGGGAGAGGTGTTCCTCGTCGGGCAGGCCGCGGCCCTTGGTGATGACGTACGGCCGTACTAATTCCGGTGCTTCGGGCTCCCAGCCGTCGTGGCCGGTCATGAACGGGAACCGGGGTTCTCGCGCGGCGGCGTCGTCAGCCGCTTGCCGAGCTGGGCGACGAGCTGCTGCATCCGGAAGGTGATGTCGGCCATGTCGACGTCCGGGGAGGCGGAGACGCCGAGGTAGGCGCCCTCGCCGGCGGAGATCAGGAACACCCAGCCGCCGTCGAACTCGACCAGGGTCTGCCGCCAGGACTGACTCGGGTCCTCACAGAAGAAGGCGAGGGTCCGGCTGAGCGACTGCACGCCGCTCATCGCGGCGGCGACCCGGTCGGCGTCGTCCTTGTCGAAGTCCTGCGTCCGGGCCATCAGCAGCCCGTCGGCCGAGATCAGGACCGCGTGCAGGGCCCCGGGAATCTCCAGGGCGCTGTCGAGCATCCATGACAGATCGTCGTTCACGAGTCCTCATGTCCTTCTCTGCTTGCACCAGATGTTCTGCGTGTCCGGTCGGCGTCCTGGGGTCCGGTGCCGCGGCCGGTCTGGGTGCCCCGTTGGAAAGCGGCCATGACCTGCGCCTGCTCCGCGTCGGAACGGCCGGCGGTACGCGGGGCGGCCGCGCTGCCGGGCACGATGGCCATCGGGCGCTTGCGGCGCCGCCGGGGCAGGCCGTCGCTGGTCTCGGAGGGGGCGAGCGACGCCTCCGGTCCGCCGTCCGCCTCGGGCCGGGCGGCGTTGCGGACGGCAGGGGCGGCGGGTGCCTTCCTCTCCGGCATGGCGGTGAGCAGGTCGTGCGGGAGCAGGACCACGGCGCGCACACCTCCGTAGGGGGACGAGGAGTCCACCGAGACCTCGAAGCCGAAGCGCTCGCAGAGCAGGCCGATGACCGCGAACCCGAACTGCGGCGGGTTGCCGAGCCCCGCCACACCCGAGGCGCGCTCGGTGGCGAGGAGTCTGTCGGCGCGGACGCGCTCCTCG carries:
- the paaB gene encoding 1,2-phenylacetyl-CoA epoxidase subunit PaaB, translated to MSAEKPEKQGWPLYEVFVRGKRGLNHVHVGSLHAADDAMALTHARDLYTRRNEGVSIWVVRSEHIAASTRDEKDPFFAPSADKVYRHPTFYDIPDDVPHI
- the paaK gene encoding phenylacetate--CoA ligase PaaK encodes the protein MSSEPTPGPVPAPRRGEPLPHDLLDDAERLSREQLAELQLDRLRATLRHAYDNVELYRKKFDAAGVTPDDCRGLADLSRFPFTTKADLRDTYPFGMFAVPMSEVRRVHASSGTTGRATVVGYTDDDLSMWADVIARSIRAAGGRPGHKVHISYGYGLFTGGLGAHYGAERAGCTVIPASGGMTARQVQIIQDFRPEIIMVTPSYMLTLLDEFERQGVDPRGTSLEVGIFGAEPWTEEMRREIEERMDIHAVDIYGLSEVIGPGVAQECVETKDGLHVWEDHFYPEVVDPLTDAVLAEGEEGEIVFTSLTKQALPVIRYRTRDLSRLLPGTARPAFRRMSKVTGRCDDMIILRGVNVFPTQVEEIVLRTPGVAPHFQIRLTERGRMDHMTVRVEARPGAGPEQREAAARAIGQGVKDGVGVTVEVEIVEPETLERSLGKIRRVSDQRGT
- a CDS encoding DUF742 domain-containing protein — encoded protein: MTGHDGWEPEAPELVRPYVITKGRGLPDEEHLSLITLVTAADGHARRPLRLSPEEQSLLDLCSAGYLSVAEIAGHTHFPLGVVRILLASLMEGGHLMTRPPVARARLADKEILEEVLNGLRAKFG
- a CDS encoding cytochrome P450, with translation MNAHDTAPVPPPGCPAHGSGARVPLHGPEFAAHPQAYYEYLRHYGAAAPVELAPGVEATLVTDYAAALQLLQDSGSFRKDARRWRAFNEGKVGPDSPVAPLLAYRPNCMFADGADHIRLRQAVTDSMARVDTRRLSRSTEQISGYLISQFGSRGSADLLGDYAKQLPLFVFNELFGCPAGIGDRVLFGISGMFDGVNAEKATAVLFQAVEELVALKRNKPGEDVTSWLMRHEARLSDEEMVHQLALLLGAGAEPLRNLIGNTLHRLLTHERYAREGGLIDEALDDTLWENPPMSNYAPHYPAADTELAGQQLQAGDLVLVSFAAANTGPALEAARQAGSNRAHLAWSAGPHACPSKEPARHITVTAIEHLFNELPDVGLAVPEDSLTWRPGPFNRALATLPARFTPVRSGRAEDARPGAVTAQRQISESSARPAERGGMWSQFLNWLTR
- a CDS encoding tryptophan dimethylallyltransferase family protein; the encoded protein is MSAAPTSADLAGAPTLGALTGGQLRRLGAVAGLSAADAEAYAGVLTDVLGPVAERSLSLPPPNRTFLSDDHTPVEFSLSFQPDTAPSLRVLLEPGCGADSLAQEGRAGLEAVRGMARRWNFSTAALDGLRDLFLPPSPHGPLALWIALELEPGGVPKVKVYLNPAARGAERSAATVREALDRLGHRRAFASLPAGSGYPFLALDLGDWAEPRAKVYVRHENLTAGRAGRLSRMMPGPGPAAVEGFYRTAAGTGPDATGLGRRPGLSCHAFTDTASARPSGFTLHIPVRDYARHDGEVLARASRVLRHHGMDDSVLVRALAALTERRPEDGVGLIAYLALAHQQGRAPRVTAYLSSEAYAVRPPAVDAPREPVAVR
- the paaC gene encoding 1,2-phenylacetyl-CoA epoxidase subunit PaaC yields the protein MSDDHVYLTLAEGHEDDTRWAYGTGFEDPLHGVDTTVPEDVDAGELAAECVALADDALVSAQRLAEWVTRAPELEEEVALANIGLDLLGQARLLYSRAGQVDGTGRDEDAYAYFRDPEDFRNVRLAELPGGDFAFAIVRLLVLSSWRLAHFQRLAAHPDPVLSAVAAKGVKELTYHRQYAAEWAVRLGDGTDESHRRMRAALEQVAPYVDELHATHDVREEVADVLRQVTEAAGLPLPVYRPLPGSGRAGEHTEHLVPLLTELQGIARAHPEATW
- a CDS encoding roadblock/LC7 domain-containing protein; amino-acid sequence: MNDDLSWMLDSALEIPGALHAVLISADGLLMARTQDFDKDDADRVAAAMSGVQSLSRTLAFFCEDPSQSWRQTLVEFDGGWVFLISAGEGAYLGVSASPDVDMADITFRMQQLVAQLGKRLTTPPRENPGSRS
- a CDS encoding GTP-binding protein — its product is MGSAPSLDERDYVRGGATQTAVKILVVGHFAVGKTTLIGSISEIEPLSTEETMTQAAESVDDLKGVQGKTTTTVAMDFGRLTISDRVVLYLFGTPGQQRFVQMWEDMARGALGALVLVDPERLADSFPVIDLIEHYGLDYAIAVNHFDGAPPRDERALREALDLLDDTPVVTCDARDEKSSAAALTTLVRYLLDRTR
- a CDS encoding flavin-containing monooxygenase: MRVCVIGAGLSGLAVGHALRERGIGFVCLEKADDVGGIWRQPEAGERGPGYQSLHLNTAKQLTGYADYPMPEAYPLYPRHSQFAAYLRSFAEWSGVREHVELRTEVTSVSQEADGMWTVVSRDAEGVVASRRFERVVVASGHHTDPALPDPLPTGAESFTGRILHSLDYRAGTDFAGRRVVVVGLGASAVDIAADLSRHAAETLLSVRRGLHIVPKQLYGMSVDVIAEAPWFNEMSFAERIQWAEQALLVARGKLSDYGLPEPDHPVFSSATTLSDEILSRIRHGAVTPKPAIDSFEADRVVFTDGTSAAADAVVYCTGFHMTWPFLPAGCPVAADGSVELYRRVVPADRPGLFFVGLVRPVGAITRLVEAQARWVAQIIDGDAALPAAQEMREEIDSYLTSIVRRYGRTRGASIQVDVGPYLAEFKESLPV
- the paaA gene encoding 1,2-phenylacetyl-CoA epoxidase subunit PaaA — protein: MTTTDAAEAPPPQPLQEHFDATIARDQRVEPRDWMPEGYRKTLIRQIAQHAHSEIIGMQPEGEWITRAPSLRRKAILFAKVQDEAGHGLYLYSAAETLGADRADLTERLIDGRQKYSSIFNYPTLSFADVGVIGWFVDGAAICNQVPLCRSSYGPYARAMVRICKEESFHQRQGYELLMTMMRGTDAQRAMVQDAVDRWWWPSLMMFGPPDDASPNSARSMAWKIKRHSNDELRQRFVDMTVPQAEKLGVTLPDPRLRWNEERGHHDFGTPDWDELMRVIKGDGPCNAQRIQRRRTAHEEGAWVREAATAHAAKRAARAEKGAAA
- the paaD gene encoding 1,2-phenylacetyl-CoA epoxidase subunit PaaD, which codes for MVTALLDARCARHIAEQVPDPELPMLTLADLGVLRDVEVTGEGTVVASLTPTYSGCPAMAEMRADVAARLRAAGYGRVEIRTVLDPPWTSDWITESGRRKLAEHGIAPPGAAPRGPVPLVLSPTRPAVPCPRCGSRDTEETSRFAATSCKALWRCRACREPFEHVKEI
- the paaI gene encoding hydroxyphenylacetyl-CoA thioesterase PaaI, translated to MFCADEASRRLGIELVEHGEGTAVLRMAVTPSMVNGHGIAHGGYLFLLADTAFACACNSHGPVTVAAGADIVFVAPAREGDVLVARAEERARFGRSGVYDVTVRRGAEVIAEFRGRSRSVRDTTARETQGTTTKESR